GGCGGCAGCGCCGTTCTCGCCGTGACGGGAAGCATTCCATTTGCATTCTCGGCGTGGGCGATTCGACTGCTGACCCGCCTGCCGCAGAAGTCGGTATCCGCGTTGGCGACGAACGTGCCGGGACCCCGCACCCGGCAGCGGTTGATGGGTCGGGACGTGTTGGAGATCCTGCCGGTGCCGCCGATTGCCCTTCACCTGCGCACCGGTATCGCGATGCTCAGCTACGCCGACCGCTTCTTCTTCGGCATCACCGCAGATTTTGACAACGCACCCGACGTCGACGCGCTCGCCCGGGGGATCGAGGACGCCGTAGGACACTTGGCGACGCTCGGTGGCTCGCGAGGACAGACACGAGCTGTCGGTGACCACAAATGACCGAATTCATGCGAAGCAGTGATGCTTTCACCTGGGCGATGGAAAGCGATCCTCGGTTGCGATCCACGGTGGTCACGGTGATCATGCTCGACCGATCGCCGGATTGGAACGAAGTGCGCGATCGCTTCGACGTCATTTCGCGCATGGTGCCGATGGTGCGCCAGCGTGTCGTTCCATCGCCGCCGCCCGCACCGCCGAGGTGGGAGCACGCCCCAGACTTCGACCTCGACTTCCACATGCGCCGAGTGACGGCACCCTCGCCCGGCACCATCGACACGGTGCTGGAGATGGCGCGGGTCGCGGCCATGGAGGACTTCGACCGGGCCCGCCCCCTGTGGGAGGCCACGTTGATCGATGGACTCGAAAACGGCGGCGCGGCAATGCTGCTCAAGTTCCACCATGCGCTGACCGACGGAGTCGGAGGCATCCAGATCGGAATGATCCTCTTCGATCTGTCCGAGGTTCCCGATAAACACGGTTCGGTCGCGGCACTGCCCGAGGAGCCGCCGCCGCCGTGGCTACGCAGCTACCGTGACACCGCTCGATACGGCGCCGGCTTGGTGACGGAGGCGGTGACGGGCGCTCTGAGGACGGCTCCGAAGCTGATTGCCAACGGCATTCTGAACCCGGTGGAAACCGTTTCGTCGGCAGCCGAGTTGGCCGCCTCGGTCTACCGCACCATGCGCCCGGTCAGCCGGACCGGCTCGTCGCTGATGAACAACCGCAGCCTTGTCCGCAGGCTCGGCGTGCTCGAAGTCCCGTTCGGACAGCTCAGGGCCGCCGCGCACCAGGGCGGCGGTGCGTTGAACGACGCGTTCGTCGCCGGCGTCGCCGGGGGACTGCGCCTCTACCACGAAAAGCACGGCGTCACGGTCGGCGACCTTCACCTGACGATGCCCATGAGTCTGCGCGAAGAGGGCGACGACATGGGCGGCAACCGAATCACCATCATGCGGTTCGACGTGCCGGTCGGCACCGCCGATCCCGAGGAGCGAATCCGCCAGATCCACGACAGAACCGGAAAGGTGCGTCACGAGAAGTCGCTGCCGTACACGCAGTGGATCGCCGGCGCTCTGAACATGATGCCGCGCTGGTACATCGGCTCGATCCTGCGCAATGTCGACTTCCTGTGCAGCGACGTGCCGGGGATACCGGTGCCCGTGTTCCTTGGTGGCGCCAAGGTGTTGACGCAGTACGCATTCGGCCCGACGATCGGCTCGGCGGTCAATGTCACGTTGTTGACATACGTGGACGTGTGCACTCTCGGCATCGACGTGGACACCGGCGCGATTCCCGACCACGACGTATTCATGGATAGCCTCGTCGCCGGTTTCGACGAGGTGTTGGCGCTTGGCTTGGGCCATGTCTAGGAGGAACGGTCGAGGCATCGCGGTCGCCGGCATCGTCGGCGCCGCCGGCCTCGCGATGCTCGTGCTCGTGCCGGGGTTGCGCCTCGGCACGGACGTGCCGTGGTTGGGTGCCCTGGTGATTCTCGCTCCCACGGCGACGTTGTTGGCCGCTACGGGATTCCGGCACTATGGGCTTGGAACCGCGGTGGCCGTCGCGGCCGTGGTCGCGGTCGTCGCAGGCGGCGTCAGCTGGCTCGTCGCGGTCTTCACGTTGGTGAAGGCGCTGAGCGGGGTGGGCGTCGGGCTCGCCTGGGCGATACTGCTGTTCCTCACTCCTGCGGTGTCGGTGCTCGCACTCGGTGCGCTGGCATTGCGCGTTGTTCCAGGGCGGTCGGCGCCGGGCGAGCCGTCTGACGCGGTACAGCAGCCAGGGGCGTCGGCGCGCGTGAACCGACGTCACGATGTACCGGGATGACGAACGAAACGGGCTGTCAGCGACGTCGACGCGTAAGCCGCTCGATCGGCTCAACGCGCCGCGCCCGCTCCGGCGCCGACTGACGGAGTGGGACGAATGGCCGACGAACCTTCGGTAGTGGCGAAGTGGGACCGGGGTCTCACCCGACGCGTCGTTGACCTGCACCGCCCGATCGTGAAGAGCTACTTCCGTTCTCAGGTACTCGGATTGGAAAACATTCCGCGTGGGCCGGCGCTGATGGTGGCGAATCACTCGGGTGGGCTCATCACAGTCGACCTGTCGGTACTGGCCGTCGACTACTACAAGACCTTCGGATACGAGCGGCCGCTCTACGCGCTGGCCCACGACAACATGTTTCGCGGACCGGTGGCCGGGTTTCTCGAGCGCACCGGTGTCATCCGAGCCACCCCCGAGCACGCCGCCGAGGCGCTGGCGACCGGTGGCCTGGTGCTCGTCTTCCCTGGTGGGGACTACGACGTCTACCGGCCCACCCGGCGGGAGAACGTCATCGATTTCGGCGGGCGTACCGGGTACGTGACGACGGCGATCGAGGCCGGCGTCCCCATCGTTCCCGCGGTATCGATCGGCGGCCAGGAGAACCAGTTCTACCTGACCAGAGGACGGTGGTTGGCACGTGCGCTGCGGCTGACGACGTTCGAGCGCAATCTCTTTCGGACCAACATCCTTCCGATAACCATCGGATTCCCGTTCGGCGTCAGCGTGGTGTTGCCGATCAACATGCCGCTGCCGACAAAGATCGTCACGCAAGTGTTGCCGGCGATCGACGTCGCCGCGGAGTTCGGGGACCAACCCGATGTGCACAGGGTCGACGCCCACGTGCGCGCGGTGATGCAGCACGCCCTGGTCGCATTGGCGCGCAAGCGTCGGCTGCCCATCATCGGGTGACTCGTGACCTGCGAGCTGCCGCAACTGCCATCCGCTCGAGGAGCGTTCGATACGAAGTCGTGGTTAGGCGGGCTGTAAGGGTGTCATTCCGGCGCTGCCAGATGTCCACGTCCTTTGAGTCCTGAATTTGTGGGACTTTTGGCCGCATTCTCGGGCACAGACGTTCGGTAACGTTGCGGCCATGACCACACCGACTCAACCGATCTCCATCCTGTCGGAGACGGAATGCTGGAGCCTCATGTCTAGTGTCTCCCTGGGACGGCTTGTCACGAGCGTCGACGGTCAGCCGGACATCTTTCCCGTCAACTTCGCCGTCCAGCACAAGACGGTGTTGTTTCGCACAGCTGAGGGCACCAAATTGGTCAGCTCGGCCATCAACAACAACGTGCTGTTCGAAGTCGACGACCACAACGCCGTCGAGGGCTGGAGCGTCATCGTCAAGGGGATAGCACGGTCAATGCGTACCGATGCCGAGATCGACGAGGCCGAACGGGCACAGCTGCTCCCGTGGACCGCCACGGTCAAGCAGCACTACGTGCGCATCCGCCCGCTGAGCATCAGCGGCCGGCGCTTCACCTTCGGCTCTGAGCCGGACCGCGAGTTCACCATCGCTTGAGTCGCCGCGCCCACGCCCACCTAGACGATCCGGTGTAGGTCGTCGCTCGCTTTGGCAGCCGCGGTTTCAGCCTGGACCTGTTGTTGCACCCTGCGTTTGATGCCGAGCAAGATCCCCCGCGTCACAAAAGCCGTTACCGGCCCAGCGAGCTCGGTGACCAACGCCTGGCCGGGACGACGCAACGGTGATCGGATGCGAATGAGAAGCCGGCAGCGATCATCCCAATGCGGAATGACATGGAACGACCACACCACGTTCCATTCGCGGTCAGTTCCTCGGCCCGCAGAAGCTCGCAACACGATGGATTGCTGATCGGCGACCTCCACCACCTCGAGCACGAACCCTTCGCGTAACCCCATCCAGCCCTTGGGAACAAGCCTGATCGTGTCACCCGGCGCGAGGTGTTGCCATTCGGGATGAATGCGGTCTGCGTTGACGTACCGCAACCCGGCGAAGTTCTCCAACTTCTCGAAGGTGTAGAGCCCGCCGCGATCTTGGCCCATCTGAACCAGCCACGGCCAGATCGCATCGGGCGGACCGTCAATCCACACCGCTTCGGTGCTCCGCACACCGGGTCCGGCGATGAGGTCATCGCCGTCGAGGAACATCTGGCACTCTTCCTTCGTGGTGCCCCAGTTGCGGTAGTACCGCCGCGCTGCGTACAGGAACGCCAGTGTTCCGGCGAGCCGCAGTCCGTTTTTGATCATGACCTAAGGGTGCGCTGGCCGGGTACAACCCGGCTAGGGTCGCTAGTCCCTGATCCGATCGACGTTTCGCCGCAGCACTTCTTCGCACGTCGGCGACGACGACGCCGGCCGTCGAGACACGCAGGGTCACTCCGTCGACCGATGGATGTGCGTGTGGCCTCCGAACGGCCCGCTGGGCGGGGTCTTCAGGCCCTACCGGGACCCGTCGTCGGGTGGTCGGATGCATGTTGGGAGTGACGTTGTGAAGGAGATGACTGCGATGACTGGCGAACGATCGGATGTCGTGGAGAAGAACTGGACTGTCGACGTGTCGATCGACGAGCACATGGGACTCACCAGAGCCAAGGCGCGGCTGCGCTGGCGCGAAAAAGAAGAAGTCGGTATCGGTACCGCGAGGCTCAATCCCGATGACCGGGATATCGCCGAGATCGGTGACGAACTCGCCGTCGGACGTGCCTTGTCGGATCTGGGGAGGCGGTTGATGGCGGTGGCTGCACACGACATCGAGTCCGTTACCCATCAACCGGCGAATTTGCTGTACTGACAATTATTGACGACGGAGGGCCGAAATGACGCGTGCCTCAGAGGTTTTGAATAGCAAACCCAGACGCGTCTTTCGCGATCGTCGCGAAGCTGGTCGTGTGCTGGCCGGCATGCTCGGCGCATACCGTGGACGCGAAGGTGTCATTGTGCTCGGCTTGCCTCGCGGCGGCATTCCCGTCGCATGGGAAGTCGCGGCGGCCTTGGCTGCGCCCCTTGACGCCTTCGTGGTGCGGAAGCTCGGTGCGCCGGGTCATGAGGAGTTCGCCGTCGGCGCCTTGGCCAGCGGCGGGCGCGTCGTCGTCAATGACGACGTACTGCGGGCGCTACGAGTCACGCCGCAACAGCTGCGGGATGTCGCCGAACGCGAGGGCCGAGAGCTCATCCGGCGTGAGACCGCCTACCGCGGCGGTCGGCCGCCGTTGGATCTCACGAACAAGACCGTGATCCTCGTCGACGATGGTCTTGCGACCGGCGCCAGCATGTTCGCTGCAGTGCAGGCCCTGCGGGAGATGGAACCTGCCGAAATCGTGATCGCGGTTCCGGCTGCCCCTGAATCGACTTGCCGCGAGTTTTCAGCGATCGTCGACGACGTCGTCTGTGCAACGATGCCGACGCCATTTCTTGCGGTCGGAGAGTCGTTCTGGGATTTCCGGCAGGTGAGCGACCAAGAGGTGCGTGACTTACTCGCCACTCCGACAATCGGTTTCGCTACCGTTGGTATACGCATCGAGGAGACCGCCGCGGAAGTGATCGGTCGCGTTGCGATTGACGCGCCCGGCGGCGTTCCGCCGTTTGAAGTGCTCGACGAAGTCATCGGAGACGCCCGGATCGTACTGATCGGCGAAAGCTCGCACGGCACAGACGAGTTCTACCGGGCGCGTGCCGAGATCACCAGATGGCTGATCGAAGAAAAAGGCTTCAGCGGCGTTGCCGCCGAAGCCGACTGGCCCGACGCATATCGGGTCAACCGATACGTACACGGTTTAGGCACAGATCAGTCCGCAGACGAGGCATTGCGAGGCTTCGAGAGGTTTCCCGCGTGGATGTGGCGCAACGTGGTGGTGCGTGATTTTGTCGACTGGCTGTACGACCATAACGAGCGCAATCGGACGGTCGGCGGACACCAGGCGGGTTTCTA
The sequence above is drawn from the Mycobacterium gallinarum genome and encodes:
- a CDS encoding DUF1876 domain-containing protein, with product MTGERSDVVEKNWTVDVSIDEHMGLTRAKARLRWREKEEVGIGTARLNPDDRDIAEIGDELAVGRALSDLGRRLMAVAAHDIESVTHQPANLLY
- a CDS encoding erythromycin esterase family protein, with amino-acid sequence MTRASEVLNSKPRRVFRDRREAGRVLAGMLGAYRGREGVIVLGLPRGGIPVAWEVAAALAAPLDAFVVRKLGAPGHEEFAVGALASGGRVVVNDDVLRALRVTPQQLRDVAEREGRELIRRETAYRGGRPPLDLTNKTVILVDDGLATGASMFAAVQALREMEPAEIVIAVPAAPESTCREFSAIVDDVVCATMPTPFLAVGESFWDFRQVSDQEVRDLLATPTIGFATVGIRIEETAAEVIGRVAIDAPGGVPPFEVLDEVIGDARIVLIGESSHGTDEFYRARAEITRWLIEEKGFSGVAAEADWPDAYRVNRYVHGLGTDQSADEALRGFERFPAWMWRNVVVRDFVDWLYDHNERNRTVGGHQAGFYGLDLYSLHRSMQEVIAYLDTVDPQAAARARARYACFDHASADDGQAYGFAAAFGAGLSCEREAVEQLVEMKRAALEYAQRDGLLAEDEAFYAQQNAQTVRDAEVYYRAMFSGRVTSWNLRDRHMAHTLNALVAHLDRRHDQQSTRIVVWAHNSHVGDARATEAGSDGQLTLGQLVRERYGQGSRLIGFTTYSGTVTAASEWGGIAERKYVRPALNGSVEELFHETERSEFLVSSSISRAAADPLDVVRLGRAIGVIYLPATERQSHYYHVRPGEQFDAIIHIDRTRALEPLEVTSLWTAGETPETYPTGL
- a CDS encoding wax ester/triacylglycerol synthase domain-containing protein; this translates as MTEFMRSSDAFTWAMESDPRLRSTVVTVIMLDRSPDWNEVRDRFDVISRMVPMVRQRVVPSPPPAPPRWEHAPDFDLDFHMRRVTAPSPGTIDTVLEMARVAAMEDFDRARPLWEATLIDGLENGGAAMLLKFHHALTDGVGGIQIGMILFDLSEVPDKHGSVAALPEEPPPPWLRSYRDTARYGAGLVTEAVTGALRTAPKLIANGILNPVETVSSAAELAASVYRTMRPVSRTGSSLMNNRSLVRRLGVLEVPFGQLRAAAHQGGGALNDAFVAGVAGGLRLYHEKHGVTVGDLHLTMPMSLREEGDDMGGNRITIMRFDVPVGTADPEERIRQIHDRTGKVRHEKSLPYTQWIAGALNMMPRWYIGSILRNVDFLCSDVPGIPVPVFLGGAKVLTQYAFGPTIGSAVNVTLLTYVDVCTLGIDVDTGAIPDHDVFMDSLVAGFDEVLALGLGHV
- a CDS encoding SRPBCC family protein, giving the protein MIKNGLRLAGTLAFLYAARRYYRNWGTTKEECQMFLDGDDLIAGPGVRSTEAVWIDGPPDAIWPWLVQMGQDRGGLYTFEKLENFAGLRYVNADRIHPEWQHLAPGDTIRLVPKGWMGLREGFVLEVVEVADQQSIVLRASAGRGTDREWNVVWSFHVIPHWDDRCRLLIRIRSPLRRPGQALVTELAGPVTAFVTRGILLGIKRRVQQQVQAETAAAKASDDLHRIV
- a CDS encoding pyridoxamine 5'-phosphate oxidase family protein encodes the protein MTTPTQPISILSETECWSLMSSVSLGRLVTSVDGQPDIFPVNFAVQHKTVLFRTAEGTKLVSSAINNNVLFEVDDHNAVEGWSVIVKGIARSMRTDAEIDEAERAQLLPWTATVKQHYVRIRPLSISGRRFTFGSEPDREFTIA
- a CDS encoding lysophospholipid acyltransferase family protein — encoded protein: MADEPSVVAKWDRGLTRRVVDLHRPIVKSYFRSQVLGLENIPRGPALMVANHSGGLITVDLSVLAVDYYKTFGYERPLYALAHDNMFRGPVAGFLERTGVIRATPEHAAEALATGGLVLVFPGGDYDVYRPTRRENVIDFGGRTGYVTTAIEAGVPIVPAVSIGGQENQFYLTRGRWLARALRLTTFERNLFRTNILPITIGFPFGVSVVLPINMPLPTKIVTQVLPAIDVAAEFGDQPDVHRVDAHVRAVMQHALVALARKRRLPIIG